One Alteromonas sp. KC3 DNA segment encodes these proteins:
- a CDS encoding peroxiredoxin-like family protein: MYTQKLHPATQFPDITVKSSSDEVVALADKQEGCDWKMVVVFRGKHCPICTKYLNKLEEFKGRLRELNVDLVAVSGDSKAQLEEHMKDLSISFPIAYGLTQQDMETLGLYISTPRSEKETDHNFAEPALFVLNENNEIHIAEIANAPFVRPDLEQLVSGLEFIRNPDNNYPIRGTYKA; the protein is encoded by the coding sequence ATGTATACACAGAAATTGCACCCCGCTACTCAATTCCCCGATATTACGGTTAAATCGTCTTCAGATGAGGTTGTCGCACTTGCTGACAAGCAAGAAGGATGTGACTGGAAAATGGTTGTAGTGTTTCGGGGAAAGCACTGTCCAATCTGTACTAAATATCTCAACAAGCTTGAAGAATTCAAAGGTCGGCTACGAGAATTAAACGTCGACTTAGTTGCTGTTAGTGGAGACAGCAAAGCGCAACTTGAAGAGCATATGAAAGATCTCTCCATCAGTTTTCCTATTGCTTACGGCCTAACTCAGCAAGACATGGAGACACTAGGGCTTTACATCTCAACGCCTCGTTCAGAAAAAGAAACGGATCATAACTTTGCTGAACCTGCGTTATTTGTGCTCAACGAGAATAACGAGATTCATATTGCTGAAATAGCCAACGCACCATTTGTACGCCCCGATCTAGAGCAGTTGGTTTCAGGGTTAGAGTTTATAAGAAATCCAGACAACAATTACCCTATCCGTGGCACGTATAAGGCATAG
- a CDS encoding YigZ family protein codes for MSYPVPANQVETLYEIKKSKFIAFAAFANSRESAMALLDSVKQQYPDARHHCWAYVFGSPNMPTSAAMADDGEPSGTAGKPILNVLQHKDIGDIMIIVTRYFGGIKLGAGGLVRAYSAAAQQAIDELEIRQEISLEDVFVEVDFKHEQFVRHLVEQASGDIAQCDYSHCVDMHIKLPATEVAGFKAHMAPVAMSVKSSR; via the coding sequence ATGAGTTATCCCGTTCCCGCCAATCAGGTTGAAACCCTGTACGAAATTAAGAAAAGCAAGTTTATTGCTTTTGCTGCCTTTGCGAATTCTCGCGAAAGTGCCATGGCGCTGTTAGACAGCGTTAAGCAACAATACCCGGACGCACGCCACCATTGTTGGGCCTATGTATTTGGTAGCCCAAATATGCCCACTAGTGCAGCCATGGCCGATGACGGTGAACCTAGCGGTACTGCGGGGAAACCTATTCTTAATGTGCTACAACACAAAGACATTGGTGACATCATGATTATTGTCACACGTTACTTTGGTGGTATTAAACTGGGTGCAGGCGGATTAGTACGAGCCTATTCAGCGGCTGCACAGCAAGCAATTGACGAATTAGAGATACGCCAAGAAATAAGCTTAGAAGATGTGTTTGTAGAGGTTGATTTTAAGCATGAACAATTTGTGCGCCACTTGGTAGAACAAGCTTCAGGCGATATAGCACAGTGCGATTATTCCCACTGTGTAGATATGCACATAAAGCTGCCTGCCACCGAAGTGGCAGGATTTAAAGCGCACATGGCACCTGTCGCGATGAGTGTAAAATCGTCGCGTTAG
- a CDS encoding TMEM143 family protein, which yields MTRERYIPFRKHDVITLCEDLTESPDIENANQFDTFAKLLVSRIHYDYHNRLEHLKDNYALFDPNRDTRVIGQITHTDLQTSKQAFSSGFAELLDAANFEKVTDEDLREALNEESLFKVRLEVQFDDFEDVVFYRRGESVKTETLRQWWGLRKRKIEFTHYDRVAVYITFKDADYFNQNNRKSLTFTPGSTIVKLFQNVPKADLEMLFPNSEVRMRPLDKLIIGASAAVGGTVVLVTKLGASLILMASVVAFWLGLRDEEVTLTTQSLMTFGIGMGVFGSFIFKEWTKFKNRKIRFMKALSDNLYFKNLDNNAGVFHTLIDAAEEEDCKEALLAYSFLLNFGSTGISAEELDEKIEHWFMQQHQCVLDFDVADALNKLVRMNIVSQSNDIFKAKPLREACAILDNYWDNIYQSA from the coding sequence ATGACGCGAGAACGCTATATTCCTTTTAGAAAGCATGATGTTATTACATTGTGCGAAGACCTTACTGAATCGCCTGATATAGAGAATGCCAATCAATTCGACACGTTCGCAAAGCTTTTAGTGAGCCGCATTCACTACGATTATCACAATCGTTTAGAACATCTTAAAGATAACTATGCGCTGTTTGATCCTAACCGTGATACTCGCGTGATAGGTCAGATAACTCATACTGACTTACAAACAAGCAAACAGGCATTTTCGTCGGGCTTTGCAGAACTGCTCGACGCTGCAAATTTTGAGAAAGTTACTGACGAAGACCTAAGAGAAGCGCTTAATGAAGAGTCGTTATTTAAAGTGCGCTTAGAAGTACAGTTTGACGATTTTGAAGACGTTGTGTTCTACCGTCGTGGAGAGTCAGTTAAAACAGAAACACTTCGTCAGTGGTGGGGGCTAAGAAAAAGAAAAATTGAGTTTACGCACTACGATCGCGTAGCGGTATACATTACGTTTAAAGACGCAGATTACTTTAATCAAAATAACCGAAAATCACTCACTTTTACGCCCGGCTCAACCATAGTGAAGCTTTTTCAGAACGTCCCAAAAGCCGATTTGGAAATGCTGTTTCCCAACAGCGAAGTGCGCATGAGACCACTAGACAAGCTGATTATTGGCGCGTCGGCGGCAGTAGGAGGCACGGTAGTATTGGTTACTAAGCTTGGCGCATCGCTTATTTTAATGGCGTCAGTAGTGGCGTTTTGGCTAGGGTTAAGAGATGAAGAAGTGACGCTTACTACGCAAAGTTTAATGACCTTTGGTATTGGTATGGGCGTCTTCGGAAGCTTTATTTTCAAAGAGTGGACAAAGTTTAAAAACAGAAAAATTCGCTTTATGAAAGCCTTGTCTGACAATCTCTATTTTAAAAACCTTGATAACAACGCGGGCGTTTTTCACACCCTTATCGATGCTGCAGAAGAAGAGGATTGCAAAGAGGCGCTGTTGGCATATTCCTTTTTGCTTAACTTCGGTAGCACGGGCATTAGCGCAGAGGAACTTGACGAGAAAATTGAGCACTGGTTTATGCAGCAGCACCAATGCGTACTCGATTTCGACGTGGCCGATGCCCTTAACAAACTTGTGCGTATGAATATTGTTTCGCAATCAAACGACATATTTAAAGCAAAACCATTGCGTGAGGCTTGCGCAATACTCGACAATTATTGGGATAATATATATCAAAGTGCGTAG
- a CDS encoding DUF3718 domain-containing protein — protein MKTLVKSIATVAIATMFTGAAMASTQIEAADDSVTSNLCVAAATGNKWKLHKELKLSAVDKQYVASEMTCNGMSVAEFVDQYGANSEAIKKYLNIESQAIANVSYSK, from the coding sequence ATGAAAACGCTTGTAAAATCTATCGCTACTGTCGCAATTGCTACTATGTTCACTGGTGCTGCTATGGCCTCTACACAAATTGAGGCAGCAGATGATTCTGTTACTTCAAATCTTTGTGTTGCTGCAGCTACGGGTAACAAATGGAAATTGCATAAAGAGCTTAAACTGTCTGCTGTTGATAAGCAGTATGTTGCCAGCGAAATGACCTGTAACGGCATGTCTGTTGCTGAATTCGTTGACCAATACGGTGCAAACAGTGAAGCAATTAAAAAGTACCTAAATATTGAAAGCCAGGCTATTGCTAACGTTTCTTACAGCAAATAA
- the sbcD gene encoding exonuclease subunit SbcD, which produces MKILHTSDWHLGQSFFTKSRKNEHAAFLKWLLDEVQTHSVDALIVAGDVFDTGTPPSYARELYHEFIGALQTKKCTLIVLGGNHDSVSVLNESKALLKYLNSHVIASTFGDADDQVITLEDSQGNCGAILCAVPFIRPRDVIISSAGQDAVEKRQALGDAIKQHYATLFQKAVSLREASSSASDKLIPIIATGHLTALGVSQSESVRDIYIGTLEGFDASGFPPADYIALGHIHRPQKVAGKAHIRYSGSPIPLSFDELNTQKQVVLVDFDGDENGPEITTISVPRFQAMQVIKGDLTTIEQKITTSDDIANATEVQPVWLCIEVETQDYLTDLQQRIQQMLDGKHAEILQLKRVRKQQVNRLSEKQNVQLSELSVTEVFEARLELENFDDTPERMSRISNLFADAVELVNTNQEDLDGQQGVQNSIQGGGKKSVQSSELGETPENTPPEDTVSLQQTSLLFDETEDKA; this is translated from the coding sequence ATGAAAATACTGCACACCTCAGATTGGCACCTTGGCCAAAGCTTTTTTACCAAAAGCCGAAAGAACGAACACGCTGCCTTTTTAAAATGGCTTCTTGATGAAGTTCAAACGCACAGTGTTGATGCGCTTATTGTAGCAGGCGATGTGTTTGATACGGGCACACCGCCAAGTTATGCCCGCGAGCTATATCATGAATTTATCGGTGCGCTGCAAACAAAGAAATGTACGTTGATTGTACTGGGCGGAAATCACGACTCTGTATCTGTACTTAACGAAAGCAAAGCGTTGCTGAAATACTTAAATAGCCATGTTATCGCCAGTACTTTCGGCGATGCTGACGACCAGGTCATTACATTAGAAGACAGTCAGGGGAATTGCGGTGCCATCTTGTGTGCGGTGCCATTTATTCGTCCTCGTGATGTCATTATAAGTAGCGCAGGGCAAGATGCTGTTGAAAAACGCCAAGCGTTGGGTGATGCCATAAAACAGCATTACGCTACCTTGTTCCAAAAGGCCGTGTCGCTGCGTGAAGCTAGTTCAAGCGCAAGTGACAAGCTGATCCCTATTATTGCCACGGGACATTTAACAGCACTTGGCGTAAGCCAGTCAGAAAGTGTTCGCGACATTTATATCGGCACATTAGAAGGTTTTGATGCATCGGGCTTTCCGCCGGCAGATTACATTGCGTTGGGTCATATTCATCGACCACAGAAAGTGGCTGGGAAAGCACATATTCGTTACTCTGGCTCGCCTATTCCCCTAAGTTTTGACGAGCTTAATACGCAAAAACAAGTAGTGCTGGTGGATTTTGATGGTGATGAAAATGGCCCCGAGATAACCACAATATCGGTGCCTCGTTTTCAGGCAATGCAAGTTATAAAGGGCGACCTTACCACTATAGAGCAAAAAATTACTACGTCTGACGACATTGCTAATGCCACTGAAGTGCAGCCAGTATGGCTGTGTATTGAAGTAGAAACTCAAGACTACCTGACGGACTTACAGCAGCGCATTCAGCAAATGCTAGACGGTAAACATGCTGAAATTTTGCAGCTTAAGCGGGTGAGAAAACAGCAAGTAAATCGTTTATCTGAAAAGCAGAATGTGCAGCTAAGTGAGCTGTCAGTCACTGAGGTGTTCGAAGCGCGACTTGAGCTTGAGAATTTTGACGACACGCCTGAGCGTATGTCGCGAATATCCAACTTATTTGCCGACGCTGTTGAGTTGGTCAACACCAATCAAGAAGACCTTGATGGTCAGCAAGGTGTTCAAAACAGTATTCAAGGTGGTGGCAAAAAGAGCGTTCAAAGTAGCGAGCTTGGCGAGACGCCAGAAAATACACCGCCAGAAGATACAGTGAGTTTACAGCAAACCTCGCTGCTCTTTGATGAGACGGAGGATAAAGCATGA
- a CDS encoding AAA family ATPase, which produces MRILNLRLKNLNALKGEWKIDFTQSPFVDNGLFAITGPTGAGKTTLLDAICLALYHQTPRLGAISVSNNDIMTRGTAECLAEVEFDIKGKAYRAFWSMRRARGKADGNLQSADVELAEVESGKVLATQVRPKSDEIERLTGLNFARFTKSMMLSQGDFAAFLNANEGDRAELLEELTGTEIYGQISQAVHQQFTDAKQTKKEFSLKLEGVTLLSEEQVTALEQQLSEVQVNVKALNTEIEYLQQQKHWQQALEESKNAVNTAKHDKAEADAAISEAKDELDSLRRSEPAEALRVPYASMQSLKRDVESYQTRLNEKTALLPDVQQQKQQAAQGVEQAHAALNNAKSQSSALEQRITNDILPIDNELGHSEKALRHHREAIETLTHELNALEQQKTQREHEVASQKREQETLSSYLNANASLGAMAEHISGWNESAGHIAIEYQTISALAKKHEADTHSLAELKAKQQGIEQSVAALSAQCEKEQQHLAKCQQALDALLVNGDKAALTQERDSKLAQWNNLLQLEHLQQQYSDAEGQLSEFTSQHHAHHETLNQQQAERNRLVELYKQTRTELKDIEALIALDAEVAQLRAQLKAGEPCPVCGANEHPVSSVAIDVPETITRRDALKQKLESIELEGAKAKESVTNAELTLAQIEKQCDQLTASKESLTAKWHGFTEELTAAFASFNETLPALDITNKKGLSDFVAQFKARGEAIKAQLESIAHAEAALNGATSTVTNTNNTLLSKTNEKQLIEQQVTSLQQQMTNDSDVLEKKQRDLDSRTQSVLTRIAELLEQAPEQEKEQEQPPSAQNLQQWLVDKAEALKTYKQNKQQFEALTPHITDFNNKVIELKRDIESVSKQLKQVNDESVKVAETISALKQKRDTLFPEKDIDAQRTQASNTIAKAESTLQDTTQQLHIADTRVSRLEAEIAQLNEQLKEKSAAFEQANAQFTEKLSASPFDDEKAFSAALLNDDERKRLVSLEKTLVEKHSQAQLRLSNAEEALNKLLSHENAKSWQASLDEKGASWASDTLTEKMAQKDTLLSQQGQVEQQVRANNQAREKQQQLVSEMASFETYYDDITYLHSLIGSASGDKFRRFAQGLTLDNLVQLANQQLDKLHGRYQLIRKENEGLGLSVLDTWQGDVVRDTKTLSGGESFLVSLALALALSDLVSHKTSIDSLFLDEGFGTLDAETLDVALDALDNLNASGKMIGVISHIEAMKERIPTQLKVIKRNGVGLSALEKQYAVG; this is translated from the coding sequence ATGAGGATCCTCAATTTACGTCTTAAAAACCTAAACGCTCTTAAAGGCGAGTGGAAAATTGATTTCACACAATCTCCTTTTGTAGACAATGGTTTATTTGCTATTACCGGGCCCACTGGCGCGGGAAAAACCACTTTGCTGGATGCCATCTGTCTGGCCCTTTACCACCAAACGCCGCGCCTTGGGGCGATTTCTGTGTCGAACAACGACATTATGACCCGCGGTACTGCCGAGTGTTTGGCTGAGGTAGAATTTGATATTAAGGGCAAAGCGTACCGCGCGTTTTGGAGTATGCGGCGGGCAAGAGGCAAAGCTGATGGCAATTTGCAAAGTGCCGATGTAGAACTTGCCGAAGTTGAATCAGGTAAAGTACTGGCCACGCAAGTGCGCCCCAAAAGTGACGAGATTGAGCGCTTAACTGGGCTTAACTTTGCACGCTTTACAAAATCGATGATGCTGTCTCAAGGCGATTTCGCTGCATTTTTAAATGCTAATGAAGGTGATAGGGCAGAGCTCCTTGAAGAGCTTACCGGAACAGAGATTTATGGCCAAATATCACAAGCGGTGCATCAACAATTTACAGACGCCAAGCAAACTAAAAAAGAATTTTCGCTTAAATTAGAAGGTGTAACTCTACTTAGCGAAGAGCAAGTTACGGCCCTTGAGCAACAGCTTAGTGAAGTACAAGTGAATGTGAAGGCGCTGAATACGGAGATTGAATATTTACAGCAACAAAAGCACTGGCAACAAGCATTAGAAGAAAGCAAAAACGCAGTAAATACGGCAAAGCACGACAAAGCAGAAGCTGATGCGGCAATAAGCGAAGCTAAAGATGAGCTCGATAGTTTAAGGCGCAGTGAACCTGCCGAAGCGCTTAGGGTGCCTTACGCGAGTATGCAATCACTAAAACGAGATGTAGAAAGCTATCAAACGCGCCTGAATGAAAAAACAGCGCTGTTGCCAGATGTACAGCAACAAAAACAACAAGCCGCCCAAGGGGTTGAACAGGCCCATGCTGCGCTTAATAACGCCAAGTCGCAAAGTAGCGCACTAGAGCAGCGCATTACAAACGATATTCTACCTATCGACAATGAACTTGGTCATAGTGAAAAAGCACTGCGTCATCACCGTGAAGCTATTGAAACGCTTACCCATGAATTAAACGCGCTAGAGCAACAAAAAACGCAGCGAGAACATGAAGTTGCAAGTCAAAAGCGTGAGCAAGAAACGCTGTCTAGCTACCTTAATGCGAACGCAAGCCTAGGCGCTATGGCCGAACACATTAGCGGGTGGAATGAAAGCGCAGGGCATATTGCCATTGAATATCAAACAATTTCAGCGTTGGCTAAAAAGCATGAAGCCGATACCCATAGTTTGGCCGAGCTTAAAGCAAAGCAGCAGGGCATTGAGCAATCTGTTGCAGCGCTGAGTGCGCAGTGTGAAAAGGAACAACAACACCTCGCAAAATGCCAGCAAGCGCTTGATGCATTATTAGTTAACGGTGATAAAGCGGCACTGACGCAGGAGCGTGATAGCAAGCTAGCGCAGTGGAACAATTTGCTTCAGCTAGAGCATTTACAGCAACAATATAGTGATGCTGAAGGTCAGCTTAGTGAATTCACGTCGCAACACCATGCGCATCACGAAACCCTTAATCAGCAGCAGGCTGAACGAAACCGTCTTGTCGAGTTGTACAAGCAAACCAGAACTGAGCTTAAAGATATTGAAGCACTTATCGCACTTGACGCTGAAGTGGCTCAGTTGCGTGCGCAGCTTAAAGCCGGTGAACCGTGCCCTGTGTGTGGCGCAAACGAGCACCCTGTATCAAGCGTAGCGATAGACGTACCAGAGACTATTACGCGTCGTGATGCCCTTAAGCAAAAGCTAGAAAGCATTGAGCTAGAAGGTGCCAAAGCCAAAGAAAGTGTTACTAACGCAGAGCTCACACTTGCGCAAATTGAAAAGCAGTGCGACCAACTTACTGCGTCTAAGGAATCGCTTACCGCCAAATGGCATGGCTTTACTGAGGAACTCACCGCTGCCTTTGCGTCGTTTAATGAGACGCTACCTGCACTTGATATTACAAACAAAAAGGGCCTGTCAGATTTTGTGGCCCAGTTTAAAGCGCGAGGCGAGGCAATAAAAGCGCAGCTTGAGAGCATTGCTCATGCAGAAGCCGCCTTAAATGGCGCAACGTCTACCGTGACGAACACAAACAATACTTTGTTAAGTAAAACCAATGAAAAGCAGTTGATTGAACAACAGGTCACTTCGCTACAACAACAAATGACCAATGACAGCGATGTATTGGAGAAAAAACAACGTGATCTCGACAGCCGTACTCAATCGGTATTAACACGTATAGCTGAATTGCTAGAACAGGCGCCAGAACAAGAAAAAGAACAAGAGCAACCACCCAGCGCACAAAACCTTCAGCAGTGGCTGGTTGATAAGGCTGAAGCCCTTAAAACCTACAAGCAAAACAAACAACAATTCGAAGCATTAACACCGCATATCACTGACTTTAATAATAAAGTTATCGAGCTAAAACGCGACATTGAGAGTGTGTCAAAGCAGTTAAAACAAGTTAATGATGAGAGCGTTAAAGTAGCGGAAACCATATCAGCGCTAAAACAAAAGCGAGACACTCTGTTTCCTGAGAAAGACATTGATGCACAACGAACCCAGGCAAGCAACACGATAGCGAAAGCGGAATCTACTCTGCAAGACACCACGCAGCAATTGCATATTGCGGATACGCGTGTGTCTAGACTAGAAGCTGAAATTGCACAGCTAAACGAGCAGTTAAAAGAGAAAAGTGCGGCATTTGAACAGGCCAATGCACAATTTACCGAAAAGCTGTCAGCAAGCCCGTTTGATGATGAGAAGGCCTTTTCCGCTGCATTGCTTAACGATGATGAACGCAAACGGCTTGTCAGTTTAGAAAAAACACTTGTCGAAAAACACAGTCAAGCGCAACTGCGCTTATCCAATGCTGAAGAGGCATTGAACAAGCTGTTATCTCATGAGAATGCAAAGTCGTGGCAGGCAAGCCTTGATGAGAAGGGCGCTAGTTGGGCGTCAGATACGCTTACAGAGAAAATGGCGCAAAAAGATACGCTGCTTTCACAGCAAGGGCAGGTAGAGCAGCAGGTTAGGGCAAATAATCAAGCGCGAGAAAAGCAGCAGCAGTTGGTCAGTGAAATGGCGTCGTTTGAAACCTACTACGATGACATTACCTATTTGCACTCGCTAATTGGCTCGGCAAGCGGTGACAAGTTCAGGCGCTTTGCGCAAGGCTTAACGCTAGACAATCTGGTGCAGCTAGCGAATCAACAGCTCGACAAGTTACACGGTCGCTACCAGCTTATTCGCAAGGAAAACGAGGGACTTGGATTGAGTGTGCTGGATACGTGGCAGGGCGACGTTGTACGTGATACTAAAACCTTATCAGGCGGCGAAAGCTTTTTAGTGAGCTTAGCCCTTGCACTAGCGCTCTCTGATTTGGTGAGTCACAAGACCAGTATCGATTCACTGTTTTTAGATGAAGGCTTTGGCACACTAGATGCTGAAACGCTGGATGTGGCACTTGATGCGCTAGATAACTTAAACGCCAGCGGCAAAATGATCGGCGTGATCAGTCATATCGAAGCCATGAAAGAACGCATTCCTACTCAGCTCAAAGTGATCAAGCGCAACGGCGTTGGGTTAAGCGCGTTAGAGAAACAATACGCGGTGGGGTAG
- a CDS encoding S41 family peptidase translates to MKKIALLPLFVSFFSYGSAVECEKEFEWLKTTFENNDAGFHYAISNKGQESYSAHNNAILARIKNTNSLAQCHEALRDWVLFFRKGHVAVTINNNSSNDVTGSSTVHNVDIPAFKQYLKDKPIEDLEGIWQFSSYTVALKKEGSEYKGYITESANPAWKVGQVKFIIHDYQDKSANKATFFMGDHSPREIDTITFLGQNELVLGNNFIVMSREAPRKESPANIKRYLRMLDASQPLFERVSQDTVLVRIPSFDHGFKNDIDAVIVQNLETILKTENLIIDIRGNGGGSDVSYASLTPIMYTNPIRTVGMEYLSTELNNSRMLGFLEHPHFSDEEKQWAREGYETLQQHIGDYINIDEDVTIETFDKVHPLPKRIGVLIDSRNGSTAEQFLLAAKQSQKVKLFGHTTAGVLDISNMHQTTSPSGVFTLHYSLTKSLRIPHMAIDGVGIQPDFYIDDKTPLYEWISHTQSVLETQSL, encoded by the coding sequence GTGAAAAAAATAGCACTTCTTCCCCTTTTCGTTTCCTTCTTTTCTTACGGCAGCGCAGTTGAGTGCGAAAAGGAATTTGAATGGCTGAAAACTACGTTTGAAAACAACGATGCGGGTTTTCATTACGCCATCTCAAATAAAGGGCAGGAAAGCTATTCTGCACACAATAATGCGATTTTGGCGCGGATAAAAAACACAAATAGCCTAGCCCAATGCCACGAGGCGCTGCGCGATTGGGTACTGTTTTTTCGCAAAGGCCACGTTGCGGTAACTATCAATAACAACAGTTCAAATGATGTTACAGGCTCATCGACGGTACACAATGTCGATATACCCGCATTCAAGCAATATCTAAAAGACAAACCTATTGAAGATTTAGAAGGTATTTGGCAATTCTCAAGCTATACGGTTGCGCTCAAAAAAGAAGGTAGTGAGTACAAAGGCTATATTACTGAAAGCGCTAACCCTGCTTGGAAAGTAGGACAAGTGAAATTCATTATTCATGATTATCAAGATAAAAGCGCAAATAAAGCCACGTTTTTTATGGGCGACCATTCTCCACGAGAAATAGACACTATTACGTTTTTAGGCCAAAACGAGTTGGTACTGGGAAATAACTTTATCGTAATGTCTCGTGAGGCGCCGCGAAAAGAGTCGCCTGCTAATATCAAACGCTATCTGCGCATGCTTGATGCTAGCCAACCCTTATTTGAAAGAGTCTCGCAAGATACTGTGCTAGTGCGTATACCTTCGTTCGACCATGGGTTTAAAAATGATATCGATGCGGTTATTGTGCAAAATTTAGAAACGATCTTAAAAACTGAAAACCTCATTATCGACATTCGCGGCAACGGCGGCGGCAGCGACGTAAGTTACGCATCGTTAACACCCATTATGTACACAAACCCAATTCGCACCGTAGGAATGGAGTACTTATCTACCGAGCTTAATAACTCTCGAATGCTTGGTTTTCTTGAACACCCGCATTTTAGTGACGAAGAAAAGCAGTGGGCTAGAGAGGGTTACGAAACCCTTCAGCAGCACATAGGTGATTACATCAATATTGATGAAGATGTGACGATTGAGACATTTGATAAGGTTCACCCCCTGCCAAAGCGCATTGGTGTGCTCATAGATTCGCGTAACGGCAGTACTGCTGAACAATTTTTACTTGCCGCAAAGCAAAGCCAAAAAGTGAAGCTATTTGGGCATACTACTGCCGGCGTACTTGATATCTCGAACATGCACCAAACCACGTCGCCAAGCGGCGTGTTTACCCTACATTACAGCCTTACAAAAAGCCTGAGAATTCCCCACATGGCTATCGACGGCGTGGGTATACAACCTGATTTCTACATCGATGATAAAACTCCGCTATACGAGTGGATTTCGCATACGCAGTCAGTATTAGAAACGCAGTCACTTTAG
- a CDS encoding DNA/RNA non-specific endonuclease — MKKYLALLLALTTFNTLADNCVYQCPTGLSGQTITRSIYTLNNNSQTKFANWVAYHVTPSTIDGPSRSRNWKADPSISSVNTLEPGDYTSAWATIGTDRGHQVPLASFSNTSDWQSLNYLSNITPQDSDLNQGPWVDLENAVRSFVRSGQDVYVVSGPLYEWYFATLPEADESHTIPSGYFKVVITNVNGWVEASAFIMEQNASRNDNFCATEVTVNEVESRSGLNIMPSLPSYKESAVEGRLGGLTRELGC; from the coding sequence ATGAAAAAATATTTAGCATTGCTGTTAGCACTAACTACGTTTAACACCCTCGCAGATAACTGTGTCTATCAATGCCCAACTGGGCTTTCTGGTCAAACGATCACAAGATCTATTTATACTCTCAACAATAATAGTCAAACTAAGTTTGCTAACTGGGTAGCTTATCATGTTACACCAAGCACCATTGATGGACCTTCTCGAAGCCGCAACTGGAAAGCAGATCCTTCAATAAGTTCAGTCAACACACTTGAGCCTGGCGACTACACTAGTGCTTGGGCAACCATTGGTACGGACAGAGGACATCAAGTTCCGTTGGCATCGTTTAGCAACACAAGCGACTGGCAGTCACTGAATTATCTATCTAACATTACGCCGCAAGACTCCGACTTAAACCAAGGCCCATGGGTAGATTTAGAAAACGCAGTACGAAGCTTTGTTCGAAGTGGACAAGATGTTTACGTAGTATCAGGCCCATTGTACGAATGGTATTTTGCGACGCTTCCAGAGGCAGACGAATCTCATACTATTCCAAGCGGATACTTTAAGGTAGTCATTACAAATGTTAACGGTTGGGTAGAAGCGTCTGCATTTATTATGGAACAAAATGCATCGCGTAATGATAATTTCTGCGCTACGGAAGTAACCGTTAATGAAGTCGAATCGCGCTCTGGTCTAAATATTATGCCTTCGTTACCTAGCTACAAAGAGAGTGCCGTTGAAGGCCGGTTAGGCGGCCTTACTCGTGAACTTGGCTGTTAG